In Zingiber officinale cultivar Zhangliang chromosome 8B, Zo_v1.1, whole genome shotgun sequence, a single genomic region encodes these proteins:
- the LOC122015536 gene encoding 26S proteasome non-ATPase regulatory subunit 11 homolog isoform X1: protein MVYEHLSSLQIFDNINNFNGSEMQAAYVPATTDSIAQALEAKDHAESISILYGVLANPSSSSEALRIKEQAISNLTDLLIQEKKAEDLRSLLTQLRPFFSLIPKAKTAKIVRGIIDAVAKIPGTSDLQISLCKEMVEWTRAEKRTFLRQRVEARLAALLMENKEYSEALTLLSGLIKEVRRLDDKLLLVDIDLLESKLHFSLRNLPKAKAALTAARTAANAIYVPPAQQGTIDLQSGILHAEEKDYKTAYSYFFEAFEAFNSLEDPRAVFSLKYMLLCKIMVSQADDVAGIISSKAGLQYLGPDLDAMKAVADAHSKRSLKLFETALRDYKAQLEEDPIVHRHLSSLYDTLLEQNLCRLIEPYSKAEIAHIAELIELPLDHVEKKLSQMILDKKFAGTLDQGAGCLIIFDDPKTDAIFPGTLDTIANIGKVVDSLYVRSARIMA from the exons ATGGTATATGAACATTTAAGTAG cttgcagatttttgataatatAAACAACTTCAACGGATCAGAAATGCAGGCTGCATACGTACCTGCTACTACTGATTCAATAGCACAGGCCCTGGAGGCTAAAGATCATGCAGAGTCTATTTCCATTCTCTATGGTGTTCTTGCAAACCCATCATCTTCTTCAGAGGCATTGCGCATAAAAGAACAGGCTATTTCAAATCTTACAGATCTTCTCATCCAAGAAAAGAAGGCTGAGGATTTGAGAAGTCTTTTGACCCAATTGAGgccctttttttcattaattCCAAAAGCTAAAACTGCAAAAATTGTGAGAGGAATCATAGATGCTGTTGCCAAGATTCCTGGAACCTCTGATCTACAAATCTCGCTTTGCAAAGAGATGGTGGAGTGGACTCGTGCTGAGAAACGCACATTTCTGAGGCAGCGAGTTGAGGCAAGACTTGCAGCTCTCCTGATGGAAAACAAAGAATATTCTGAGGCTCTAACACTCCTTTCAGGCCTGATCAAGGAGGTCAGAAGACTGGATGACAAGCTGCTGCTTGTAGATATTGACCTTTTAGAGAGCAAACTTCACTTTTCACTTCGAAACTTGCCAAAAGCAAAAGCTGCTCTGACTGCAGCGAGAACTGCTGCTAACGCTATCTATGTTCCACCAGCACAGCAAGGAACCATAGATTTACAAAGCGGGATCCttcacgcagaagagaaggactACAAGACAGCTTACAGCTACTTCTTTGAAGCATTTGAAGCTTTTAATTCTCTCGAGGATCCCCGTGCAGTCTTCAGCCTAAAGTACATGCTTCTGTGCAAGATAATGGTCAGCCAGGCCGATGATGTTGCTGGCATAATCTCATCCAAAGCTGGTTTGCAGTACCTGGGCCCTGATTTGGATGCGATGAAAGCTGTTGCAGATGCACACTCAAAGCGTTCACTGAAACTTTTTGAAACTGCTCTCCGCGATTACAAGGCCCAGCTCGAGGAGGATCCGATTGTTCACAGGCATCTTTCATCTTTGTACGATACTCTTTTGGAGCAGAATCTTTGCAGGTTGATTGAACCCTACTCAAAGGCTGAGATTGCTCATATTGCTGAGTTGATTGAATTGCCCTTGGATCATGTGGAAAAGAAGCTGTCACAGATGATACTCGACAAGAAGTTTGCCGGGACTCTGGACCAAGGTGCTGGATGTCTTATCATCTTCGATGATCCCAAGACCGATGCCATCTTCCCCGGAACACTGGATACCATTGCCAACATCGGCAAAGTCGTAGACAGTCTCTATGTGAGATCAGCCCGTATCATGGCATGA
- the LOC122015536 gene encoding 26S proteasome non-ATPase regulatory subunit 11 homolog isoform X2: protein MQAAYVPATTDSIAQALEAKDHAESISILYGVLANPSSSSEALRIKEQAISNLTDLLIQEKKAEDLRSLLTQLRPFFSLIPKAKTAKIVRGIIDAVAKIPGTSDLQISLCKEMVEWTRAEKRTFLRQRVEARLAALLMENKEYSEALTLLSGLIKEVRRLDDKLLLVDIDLLESKLHFSLRNLPKAKAALTAARTAANAIYVPPAQQGTIDLQSGILHAEEKDYKTAYSYFFEAFEAFNSLEDPRAVFSLKYMLLCKIMVSQADDVAGIISSKAGLQYLGPDLDAMKAVADAHSKRSLKLFETALRDYKAQLEEDPIVHRHLSSLYDTLLEQNLCRLIEPYSKAEIAHIAELIELPLDHVEKKLSQMILDKKFAGTLDQGAGCLIIFDDPKTDAIFPGTLDTIANIGKVVDSLYVRSARIMA, encoded by the coding sequence ATGCAGGCTGCATACGTACCTGCTACTACTGATTCAATAGCACAGGCCCTGGAGGCTAAAGATCATGCAGAGTCTATTTCCATTCTCTATGGTGTTCTTGCAAACCCATCATCTTCTTCAGAGGCATTGCGCATAAAAGAACAGGCTATTTCAAATCTTACAGATCTTCTCATCCAAGAAAAGAAGGCTGAGGATTTGAGAAGTCTTTTGACCCAATTGAGgccctttttttcattaattCCAAAAGCTAAAACTGCAAAAATTGTGAGAGGAATCATAGATGCTGTTGCCAAGATTCCTGGAACCTCTGATCTACAAATCTCGCTTTGCAAAGAGATGGTGGAGTGGACTCGTGCTGAGAAACGCACATTTCTGAGGCAGCGAGTTGAGGCAAGACTTGCAGCTCTCCTGATGGAAAACAAAGAATATTCTGAGGCTCTAACACTCCTTTCAGGCCTGATCAAGGAGGTCAGAAGACTGGATGACAAGCTGCTGCTTGTAGATATTGACCTTTTAGAGAGCAAACTTCACTTTTCACTTCGAAACTTGCCAAAAGCAAAAGCTGCTCTGACTGCAGCGAGAACTGCTGCTAACGCTATCTATGTTCCACCAGCACAGCAAGGAACCATAGATTTACAAAGCGGGATCCttcacgcagaagagaaggactACAAGACAGCTTACAGCTACTTCTTTGAAGCATTTGAAGCTTTTAATTCTCTCGAGGATCCCCGTGCAGTCTTCAGCCTAAAGTACATGCTTCTGTGCAAGATAATGGTCAGCCAGGCCGATGATGTTGCTGGCATAATCTCATCCAAAGCTGGTTTGCAGTACCTGGGCCCTGATTTGGATGCGATGAAAGCTGTTGCAGATGCACACTCAAAGCGTTCACTGAAACTTTTTGAAACTGCTCTCCGCGATTACAAGGCCCAGCTCGAGGAGGATCCGATTGTTCACAGGCATCTTTCATCTTTGTACGATACTCTTTTGGAGCAGAATCTTTGCAGGTTGATTGAACCCTACTCAAAGGCTGAGATTGCTCATATTGCTGAGTTGATTGAATTGCCCTTGGATCATGTGGAAAAGAAGCTGTCACAGATGATACTCGACAAGAAGTTTGCCGGGACTCTGGACCAAGGTGCTGGATGTCTTATCATCTTCGATGATCCCAAGACCGATGCCATCTTCCCCGGAACACTGGATACCATTGCCAACATCGGCAAAGTCGTAGACAGTCTCTATGTGAGATCAGCCCGTATCATGGCATGA
- the LOC122015535 gene encoding metal transporter Nramp5-like, which translates to MEVNGVSTVRQAEPQHQAPGWKRFLAHVGPGFLVSLAYLDPGNLETDLQAGADHRYELLWVILIGLIFALIIQSLSANLGVTTGRHLAELCKAEYPVLVKYCLWLLAELAVIAADIPEVIGTAFALNILFHVPVWAGVLVTGLSTLLLLGLQRFGVRKLELFISLLVFVMAACYFGELSYVKPPATEVIKGLFVPRLKGNGATGDAISLLGALVMPHNLFLHSALVLSRKTPPSVKGINDACRYFLLESGFALFVALLINIAVVSVSGTVCAATNLSAADADRCSDLTLNSASFLLRNVLGKSSSIVYGISLLASGQSSAITGTYAGQYIMQGFLDIKMRIWVRNLMTRCIAICPSLVVAIIGGTAGAGRLIIIASMILSFELPFALIPLLKFSSSSTKMGPHKNSIYIIVISWILGLGVIGINIYYLSTSFVTWIIHSSLPKPVTVLIGIVVFPAMAVYVLALIYLTFRKDTVVTFDEKMEHSMEQGGQGINRGTEVVPYREDLAGPLPE; encoded by the exons atggAGGTGAATGGTGTCAGCACGGTGAGGCAAGCAGAACCCCAGCACCAG GCACCTGGTTGGAAGAGGTTCCTCGCTCATGTCGGCCCTGGCTTTCTGGTCTCGTTGGCTTACCTCGATCCTGGAAATT TGGAGACTGACCTACAAGCAGGAGCAGATCACAGATACGAGCTCCTATGGGTGATTCTGATCGGACTGATTTTTGCCCTCATTATCCAATCTCTATCGGCAAATCTAGGAGTGACTACAG GGAGGCACCTGGCTGAACTGTGCAAGGCAGAGTACCCTGTTTTAGTGAAGTACTGTCTGTGGCTGCTGGCAGAGCTGGCTGTGATTGCTGCTGATATACCTGAAG TGATAGGGACGGCCTTCGCTCTCAACATCTTGTTCCATGTTCCCGTTTGGGCCGGAGTGCTTGTGACAGGATTGAGCACTCTGTTGCTGCTGGGACTGCAGAGATTTGGGGTCAGAAAACTCGAGCTGTTTATCTCCCTCCTGGTGTTTGTAATGGCGGCCTGTTACTTCGGGGAGCTGAGCTACGTGAAGCCGCCTGCGACGGAGGTGATCAAGGGCCTGTTCGTCCCGAGACTCAAAGGCAACGGCGCCACCGGAGACGCCATCTCCCTCCTCGGCGCCCTCGTCATGCC GCACAATTTGTTCCTGCATTCAGCACTAGTGCTGTCGAGGAAGACTCCACCTTCTGTCAAAGGGATCAAT GATGCCTGCAGATATTTCTTGTTGGAGAGTGGGTTTGCGCTGTTCGTGGCGCTGCTCATCAACATCGCGGTGGTCTCGGTCTCCGGAACCGTGTGCGCGGCTACGAATCTTTCTGCTGCTGACGCTGACAGATGCAGTGACCTAACCCTAAACTCTGCGTCTTTCTTGCTAAGG aatGTGCTGGGGAAGTCGAGCTCCATCGTGTACGGAATCTCTTTGTTGGCTTCTGGCCAGAGCTCGGCGATCACAGGCACATACGCCGGTCAATATATCATGCAG GGATTTTTGGACATTAAAATGAGGATATGGGTCCGAAACCTCATGACTCGATGCATCGCCATTTGTCCCAGTCTCGTCGTGGCGATCATCGGAGGAACGGCCGGCGCCGGGAGGCTCATCATCATCGCATCG ATGATCCTCTCGTTCGAGCTCCCCTTCGCCCTCATCCCTCTGCTCAAGTTCAGCAGCAGCAGCACCAAGATGGGACCTCACAAGAACTCCATCTAC ATAATTGTGATCTCGTGGATCCTCGGGCTGGGCGTAATTGGCATCAACATCTACTACTTGAGCACGAGCTTCGTGACGTGGATCATCCACAGCAGCCTCCCCAAGCCTGTTACAGTGCTGATTGGGATCGTCGTCTTCCCTGCCATGGCGGTTTACGTGCTCGCCTTGATCTACTTGACGTTCAGGAAGGACACGGTGGTGACCTTCGATGAGAAGATGGAGCACTCGATGGAGCAGGGAGGGCAAGGAATCAACAGGGGGACGGAGGTGGTGCCCTACAGAGAAGACCTTGCCGGCCCTCTGCCGGAGTAA